The following proteins come from a genomic window of Synechococcus sp. NB0720_010:
- a CDS encoding glycosyltransferase — translation MERDKFLILFCANNAEVDERKGYRRLVETLDKMKSTQESQREVALVIAGSKEPRLKPNAVQVIALGAIDEENRMRLIYDSCDVAVIPSYIDNLPNVGLEAQACGLPCLCFNNGGTAEIVDHGRSGFVARDDNTEEMARFLDSLVDRVNSEMLMQMRTMSRQRAIELWDERVVARQMIHAYHKALKAERV, via the coding sequence TTGGAACGCGACAAGTTTCTAATCTTGTTTTGCGCCAATAATGCTGAGGTTGATGAAAGAAAAGGCTATCGAAGACTAGTGGAGACACTGGATAAGATGAAATCTACACAGGAAAGCCAACGTGAGGTTGCCTTGGTAATTGCCGGAAGCAAAGAGCCAAGGCTTAAACCAAATGCCGTGCAAGTTATCGCACTAGGAGCAATAGATGAAGAGAACAGAATGAGACTTATTTATGATAGTTGTGATGTCGCAGTAATTCCTTCTTATATCGACAACCTACCCAACGTGGGCTTAGAAGCTCAGGCGTGTGGATTGCCGTGTTTATGTTTTAACAACGGTGGAACAGCAGAAATCGTTGATCACGGAAGATCGGGTTTCGTCGCCAGAGATGACAACACGGAGGAAATGGCACGATTCCTGGATAGTCTCGTAGATCGGGTGAATTCAGAAATGCTAATGCAGATGAGAACGATGTCCAGGCAGAGGGCGATTGAACTATGGGATGAGCGGGTTGTCGCTAGACAGATGATTCATGCATATCATAAGGCTCTGAAGGCAGAGCGGGTTTAA